A stretch of Bradyrhizobium sp. CCBAU 53338 DNA encodes these proteins:
- a CDS encoding Flp family type IVb pilin — MKNLVSRFVKDESGATAIEYGLIAAGIALAIITVVNNLGTTLNTKFGSISSSLK, encoded by the coding sequence ATGAAGAACCTCGTTTCGCGTTTCGTGAAGGACGAATCCGGCGCCACCGCCATCGAATACGGCCTGATCGCTGCCGGCATCGCGCTGGCGATCATCACCGTCGTCAACAACCTCGGCACCACGCTGAACACCAAGTTCGGCTCGATCTCGTCCAGCCTGAAGTAA
- a CDS encoding phosphatase PAP2 family protein, whose protein sequence is MVDTDAKIAWQLFHLNWLPIAVMGGLLALGLSVTGLRLEPVAYGITFAIAASLVAIAYRHRIARGDLADPKLIFSLGTIGQVIMTCAIVGPLSYVAGKMGFPLQDHALLAVDRALGLDPEPIARLVNEYPWLADVLARGYSLIKWPLLGVPVVLALTARYVRLQLFMLAMSLALAVTIAISALVPAIGTYYALQLPAAQLPDVNTAVYAGQLRDILALRDGSLHELQLFKLSGIVSFPSFHAASAVLYMWALWPVRRIGGIAAALNLLMIAATPVIGAHYIVDVAGGIALAAASIWAAKAYLEWMGRAANSVAKDASPVWQPGLG, encoded by the coding sequence ATGGTCGACACGGACGCCAAGATCGCCTGGCAGCTCTTTCATTTGAACTGGCTTCCCATCGCAGTCATGGGTGGCCTGCTGGCGCTCGGACTCTCCGTCACCGGCCTCAGGCTCGAGCCGGTCGCCTACGGCATCACGTTCGCGATCGCCGCGTCCCTCGTCGCCATCGCCTATCGTCACCGCATCGCCAGAGGCGATCTCGCCGATCCGAAACTGATCTTCTCGCTCGGCACGATCGGCCAGGTCATCATGACGTGCGCCATCGTCGGACCGCTGAGCTACGTCGCCGGCAAGATGGGTTTTCCGCTCCAGGACCATGCGCTGCTCGCGGTCGATCGCGCGCTCGGGTTGGATCCAGAACCGATCGCACGCCTCGTCAACGAGTATCCCTGGCTCGCGGACGTCCTCGCACGCGGCTACAGCCTGATCAAATGGCCGCTGCTCGGCGTCCCCGTCGTGCTGGCGCTGACCGCGCGTTACGTACGGCTGCAATTGTTCATGCTGGCGATGAGCCTTGCGCTCGCCGTCACCATCGCGATCTCGGCGCTGGTGCCGGCGATCGGCACCTATTACGCACTGCAATTGCCGGCCGCGCAGCTTCCCGACGTCAACACCGCTGTTTACGCCGGACAATTGCGCGACATCCTGGCGCTGCGCGACGGCAGCCTGCACGAACTGCAATTGTTCAAGCTGTCCGGCATCGTCTCGTTCCCGAGCTTCCACGCCGCCTCCGCCGTGCTCTACATGTGGGCGCTGTGGCCGGTCCGCCGCATCGGCGGCATCGCGGCCGCACTCAATCTGTTGATGATCGCTGCAACGCCTGTCATCGGCGCGCATTACATCGTCGACGTTGCCGGCGGCATTGCGCTGGCGGCAGCCTCGATCTGGGCCGCGAAGGCCTATCTGGAGTGGATGGGCCGCGCGGCGAACAGCGTTGCGAAGGACGCATCGCCCGTTTGGCAGCCTGGCCTCGGCTAG
- a CDS encoding helix-turn-helix domain-containing protein, with amino-acid sequence MVYRRTHQVVKRLAARRSAILAAAREAAAEGGMAAVQIAPVAIRANVAAGTVYRYFPSKAELISELISEVSRDELAAIRRAADAAPGPSSALAAAVTTVAVHTLSQRRLAWGILAEPVDVDVSASRLASRREIAGEIAARIDAAVRAGHLPAQDTSLAATALLGALHEALVGPLAPDNLEDPAKMRDAVQTVTLLALRAVGVMDARARGLVVQQTLLPTTKALVGA; translated from the coding sequence ATGGTTTATCGGCGGACGCATCAAGTGGTGAAGCGCCTTGCGGCTCGGCGCAGCGCCATCCTGGCGGCGGCAAGGGAAGCCGCAGCCGAAGGCGGCATGGCGGCGGTGCAGATCGCGCCGGTCGCGATCAGGGCCAATGTGGCGGCGGGCACGGTCTATCGCTATTTCCCTTCCAAGGCCGAGCTGATCTCCGAACTGATTTCCGAGGTCTCCCGCGACGAGCTCGCGGCCATCAGGCGCGCGGCCGACGCCGCGCCGGGGCCGTCCTCCGCGCTGGCAGCGGCCGTCACCACCGTGGCGGTCCATACTCTCTCGCAGCGCCGGCTGGCCTGGGGCATCCTGGCCGAGCCCGTCGATGTCGATGTCAGCGCCTCCCGCCTGGCCAGCCGCCGCGAGATCGCCGGTGAGATCGCCGCCCGGATCGACGCCGCGGTGCGCGCCGGCCATCTGCCGGCGCAGGACACGTCCCTGGCCGCAACCGCGCTGCTGGGCGCGCTGCACGAAGCCCTGGTCGGACCGCTGGCACCCGACAATCTCGAAGATCCCGCGAAGATGCGCGATGCGGTGCAGACCGTGACGCTGCTGGCGCTGCGCGCCGTCGGCGTCATGGACGCCCGCGCTCGTGGTCTCGTCGTGCAGCAGACGCTGCTGCCGACGACCAAGGCGCTGGTCGGGGCTTGA
- the pyk gene encoding pyruvate kinase, whose product MRRLRRIKILATLGPASSDLAMIRRLFEAGADLFRINMSHTPHDKMRELVATIRNVESSYGRPIGILVDLQGPKLRLGAFAEGSVQLQNGQTFTLDSDKTPGDASRVNLPHPEILAALRPGHALLLDDGKVRLIAEETSKEHAVTRVVVGGKMSDRKGVSLPDTDLPVSAMTPKDRADLEAALVTGVDWIALSFVQRADDVIEAKKMIRGRAAVMAKIEKPQAIDRLADIIEASDALMVARGDLGVELPLERVPSLQKQMTRMARRAGKPVVIATQMLESMIQSPVPTRAEVSDVATAVYEGADAIMLSAESAAGKFPVEAVSTMNRIGEEVERDPTYRSVITAQRPAPESTAGDAIADAARQIAETLDLPALICWTSSGSTAVRVARERPKPPIVAITPNITAGRRLAVVWGVHCVVAEDARDQDDMVSRAGQIAFRDGFVRAGQRVIIVAGVPLGIPGTTNMVRIASVGPEGDANL is encoded by the coding sequence ATGAGGCGTCTTCGCCGTATCAAGATTCTCGCGACCCTCGGACCTGCCTCTTCGGATCTCGCGATGATCCGCCGCCTGTTCGAGGCCGGCGCCGATCTGTTCCGCATCAACATGAGCCACACCCCGCATGACAAGATGCGGGAGCTGGTGGCGACGATCCGCAACGTCGAGAGCAGCTACGGCCGCCCGATCGGCATCCTGGTCGACCTCCAGGGCCCGAAGCTCCGGCTAGGTGCGTTCGCCGAAGGCTCGGTCCAGCTCCAGAACGGCCAGACCTTCACGCTCGATTCCGACAAGACGCCCGGCGATGCCAGCCGCGTCAACCTCCCTCACCCCGAGATCCTCGCTGCGCTCCGGCCCGGCCATGCGCTGCTGCTCGACGACGGCAAGGTGCGGCTGATCGCGGAGGAGACGTCCAAGGAGCACGCGGTGACGCGTGTCGTGGTCGGCGGCAAGATGAGCGACCGCAAGGGCGTCAGCCTTCCGGATACGGACCTGCCGGTCTCGGCGATGACGCCGAAGGACCGTGCCGACCTCGAGGCCGCGCTCGTCACCGGCGTCGACTGGATCGCGCTGTCCTTCGTGCAGCGCGCCGACGACGTGATCGAGGCCAAGAAGATGATCCGCGGCCGCGCCGCCGTGATGGCCAAGATCGAGAAGCCGCAGGCGATCGACCGCCTCGCCGACATCATCGAGGCTTCGGATGCGCTGATGGTGGCGCGCGGCGACCTCGGCGTCGAGCTGCCGCTGGAGCGCGTGCCGAGCCTGCAGAAGCAGATGACGCGCATGGCCCGCCGCGCCGGCAAGCCGGTGGTGATCGCGACCCAGATGCTGGAATCGATGATCCAGTCGCCGGTGCCGACCCGCGCCGAAGTCTCCGATGTCGCCACCGCCGTCTACGAGGGCGCCGACGCCATCATGCTGTCGGCGGAATCAGCGGCCGGCAAATTCCCGGTCGAGGCGGTCTCGACCATGAACCGAATCGGCGAGGAGGTCGAGCGCGACCCGACCTACCGGTCCGTGATCACGGCGCAGCGCCCCGCACCGGAATCCACCGCGGGCGATGCCATCGCGGACGCCGCGCGGCAGATCGCCGAGACGCTCGACCTGCCCGCGCTGATCTGCTGGACCAGCTCCGGCTCGACCGCCGTGCGCGTGGCGCGCGAGCGGCCGAAGCCGCCGATCGTGGCGATCACGCCGAACATCACCGCCGGCCGCCGGCTCGCCGTCGTCTGGGGCGTGCATTGCGTGGTGGCGGAAGACGCGCGCGATCAGGACGACATGGTGAGCCGCGCCGGCCAGATCGCGTTCCGCGACGGTTTCGTCCGCGCCGGGCAGCGCGTGATCATCGTCGCCGGCGTGCCGCTCGGCATCCCCGGCACCACCAACATGGTGCGCATCGCCTCCGTCGGCCCCGAGGGTGACGCGAATTTGTGA
- a CDS encoding DUF1036 domain-containing protein: protein MIAESPRSPLRLLARLVPVLALGLFCLWASPASADFRLCNNTASRVGIALGYKDADGWTTEGWWNISSRSCETLLRGTLVARYYYIYGIDYDRGGEWSGQAFMCSRDKEFTIRGTEDCLARGYDRTGYFEVDTGEQRAWTVQLTDANEQPSQQRVPGMPGPVGPGGGVPGLPNSPPGATPPGSPGLPPAAAPPPPGNKP, encoded by the coding sequence ATGATCGCCGAATCTCCCCGCTCCCCCCTTCGCCTGCTCGCCCGGTTGGTCCCGGTGCTGGCGCTTGGCCTGTTTTGCCTTTGGGCCAGCCCGGCCTCGGCCGACTTCCGGCTTTGCAACAACACCGCCAGCCGGGTCGGCATCGCGCTCGGCTACAAGGATGCCGACGGCTGGACCACCGAAGGCTGGTGGAACATCTCGTCCCGCTCCTGCGAGACCCTGCTGCGCGGCACGCTGGTCGCCCGCTACTATTACATCTACGGGATCGACTACGACCGCGGAGGCGAATGGTCGGGCCAGGCCTTCATGTGCTCGCGCGACAAGGAATTCACCATCCGCGGCACCGAGGACTGCCTGGCGCGCGGCTATGACCGGACCGGCTATTTCGAGGTCGATACCGGCGAGCAGCGGGCCTGGACGGTGCAGCTCACGGACGCCAACGAGCAGCCGTCACAGCAGCGTGTCCCCGGAATGCCTGGCCCGGTTGGCCCTGGTGGCGGCGTTCCGGGTTTGCCCAATAGCCCGCCCGGTGCTACGCCCCCGGGCTCGCCCGGCCTGCCACCGGCCGCCGCCCCGCCCCCGCCTGGAAATAAGCCATGA
- a CDS encoding DUF1244 domain-containing protein, translating to MAIDDKTRTELEAAAFRRLVDHLKTRTDVQNIDLMNLAGFCRNCLSNWLKDAADAQGVALSKDESREAVYGMPYETWKTKYQGTATPEQIEAMKKVHPHNH from the coding sequence ATGGCAATCGACGATAAAACCAGAACGGAGCTCGAGGCGGCCGCTTTCCGGCGTCTGGTCGATCATCTGAAGACGCGGACCGACGTCCAGAACATCGATCTGATGAATCTGGCCGGCTTCTGCCGCAACTGCCTGTCCAACTGGCTCAAGGATGCCGCCGACGCCCAAGGCGTCGCGTTGAGCAAGGATGAGAGCCGGGAGGCCGTCTATGGCATGCCTTACGAGACCTGGAAGACAAAGTACCAGGGCACGGCGACCCCTGAGCAGATCGAGGCGATGAAGAAGGTCCATCCTCACAACCACTGA